Part of the Sebastes umbrosus isolate fSebUmb1 chromosome 3, fSebUmb1.pri, whole genome shotgun sequence genome is shown below.
GACGATGAGCTCTACTGAGATGAGGATGGCTGTGGAGGACGCTGGTAAACCACTGAaacacatttcacaataaaacacttccTGTTGTGTTTCCTCACCACTGATTCTTCATCGGGACGTCTTCATCACCACTGATTCACACATCTCTGAACCCACCAAGAGGTCCAGGTTCATGTGTCTGCTGCTGGTCCTCAGTAAACTGTGTGAATACCCCGCTCCATCAGGTCCCCTGTGACCTCTGTGACCTCTGTGACCTCTGTGACCTTGGTTCTGCTGGTCCTCAGTAAAGTCTGTGGTTGTGTTTCAGGGTTCAGTTTGAACAACCCGCTCCATCAGGTCCTGGTGGCCCGCTACAGTGAATCAGATCTCACCATCGACTTTGACAACTTTGTGGGCTGCTTGGTTCGTCTGGAGACCATGTTCAGTGAGTCCTCACAGTCCTCAGAGTCCAAACTGACTCGTCTTCatcattatgatgatgatgatgatgatgatgatgatgatgatgactgtTTCCTCTCCACAGACACGTTCAACACGCTGGACAAAGATAAGTCAGGAACTGTTGAGTTCACCATATTGGAGGTAAGAAACTTCACCGTGAAAGTTTAATACACGACTGTAGAGAACTTGTTTAATGGATTCACAGACCCAGTTAAACCATAAAGGACATAGATCAGTGATTCAACGTCTaaaattttacgagattacatttgaacacatcatgataacgttgtagtttaccttcgcccaatagtcatttttcctgagcagactttaaacgcctcataacaataactcaatggcacctccgttaatgtTCGTATCGCCgttatttatccagtcaggactgtgctgcccaccggctgctaacagctaacgttactaactctcctcctgctgatttaaacacagatttgttgttcagtgtCGCTTTATTAGGGAATAATAGGGTGCATCACCTCATgtttagtagcgccacgctGTTAAGCGCTTTTTTCTTTCCGCCGTGgctccggtccaaaacaaactgaaacatgatgcagcgtgcgtatgcgtcattgtgcagcgtaactgtgggaaagcatcaataagaggaatcgatagtcagagcTTTTACTGCGTACCACCAGTGTTACGtgtaccatagtttgagaaccactgacgTACATTATTATTTCACCGACTGTAACACAGAACTCTGAAGAGATTAATATTCATTTAAAGATGTTCGTTTACATCAGAGATGATTGAACATGAATCTGATGTGATTCTCCTGCAGTGGCTGAACGTAACTCTGCTCTGAGGAACCAGGACCACCCTGGTCCTGATCCTGGTCCTGGTCCAAGCAAACTGACCGACTGTACCAACTGGAGCTGTAATATAATGGGTGTGGttgatatatatattctataggAATGATGAGGGATGTTAGTGAGACAGCTGCTGATCATCTGTCATCAATATATGGTTTATTGCACGTTATAATGTGACTATGAGCAGATATAAAGACAtgtttaagtgtttattaatattcGGTAGAACTCCTAATAACACgttttatattattacagctgtttataaataaaacattaataaacacttacaACTGCATTATAGTCTGGTATTCACCCTGTTAttacatgtttatatactgATTATACACGATGACGGGTGTTAAAATAAAGTGGTTCCAATAAtgtttgttctgattggtccagAAGACTCCGTTTGTGTTCCATCTTTAAgtcatttattgttttgtgtttgattCACACCTGATCTATAAACCTAGTTATAGAAGTATTATTAACGTCTTAATAATAATCCATAAACCTAGTTATAGAAGTGTTAACGtcttaataataatctgtaaacCTAGTTATAGAAGTTATTAACGCCTTAATAATAATCCATAAACCTAGTTATAGAAGTGTTAACGTCTTAATAATAATCCATAAACCTAGTTATAGAAGTGTTATTAACGCCTTAATAATAATCCGTAAACCTAGTTATAGAAGTGTTATTAACGccttaataataatctgtaaacCTAGTTATAGAAGTGTTATTAACGccttaataataatctgtaaacCTAGTTATAGAAGTGTTATTAACGccttaataataatctgtaaacCTAGTTATAGAAGTGTTATTAACGccttaataataatctgtaaacCTAGTTATAGAAGTGTTATTAACAccttaataataatctgtaaacCTAGTTATAGAAGTGTTATTAACGccttaataataatctgtaaaaCTAGTTATAGAAGTGTTATTAACtctttaataataatctatAAACCTAGTTATAGAAGTGTTATTAACGccttaataataatctgtaaacCTAGTTATAGAAGTGTTATTAACtctttaataataatctgtaaacCTAGTTATAGAAGTGTTATTAACGccttaataataatctgtaaaaCTAGTTATAGAAGTGTTATTAACtctttaataataatctatAAACCTAGTTATAGAAGTGTTATTAACGccttaataataatctgtaaacCTAGTTATAGAAGTGTTATTAACtctttaataataatctgtaaacCTAGTTATAGAAGTGTTATTAACGCCTTAATAATTAAGACAATAAATATGTGAGTCAGTGTGAGCAgtaatttattataaaacaaaaatgtaaggTTCAGATTTATAAAATATCAGTTATAAATCATAAACCTTCACACCTGGCTGTGTCGTCCAATGCAGCTGTGGGCGGGGCTTACAGTACTCACCTTTAGTACCTTTAGTACTTTAGTACCTTCAGTACAGTCCACTCAGCAGCATGTTACAGGATGTAGCATCAGAGGAGTTATAATATCAGGTTTATCAGGTCCACATTCATGATATAATAGAAACTTAAAGCGCCGGTTTGAGGTGTTTCtgatattttgtccaccccccGACGTTCAGTTTAACAGCAGCATGTGAAGGAAGCTAACCATTAGCATGCTACCAGACAGCAGCAAAGCGAAGACGTCGTATTGGTCCTCACTTGTCCCGCCACCATACTTCCTGTCCAAACAGGAAACAGTTCCTCAGTGTAGAAATACCTCACCCCCTCAGCATGCGGCGCTGTGATGTCAGACTGATGTCATCTCTCGCTTTACGACatcattgttgtgttttctggcGAGCGAACTCCTCCGCCCACCTCAGCGCTTCAGTGATGTCACCACTGCTTCCTGTTCCCTTGGCAACCAGCGCGGAGCCGCCGGCGCTCCCCCCGAGGTGACGACACACCGCCACCGCCCAATCAGAGGCCGAGAGGGCTGCTGAGTCCTGAGGAAGGAgagaacaaccaatcagacGCTTCAAATAAGGCCCGACCcctctgtgatgtcactgacagCTGCGTGTCATCGTTACCTTGGGAACCTGACAGGCACACAGAACCTTCCCAGAATGCCTTTGGTGAGCGAGCAGCATCACGTGActgtgaggagctgcagcgCTCAGCTGATTCACCGTCTTCATCACGATCTAACAGGAAACAGCAGGacagctgtgatgtcatcatgtgTTCACTAGGCAGGAAGCCTCTAATGATGCGTTCACACCAAATGCAGTTACACTCAAAGTCAAAGCTAAGACGCAAATTTGAGTCGGGCGACGTGAATATGCGAAAAATCGCATGACGGCGTGCCGCAAAAGCCGATCAGCTTTGAGATTCTCCTGCAGAGCACAGACCGATGGAACCAAACTCCAtccagaaaacacacatttcaacagcTTGTCGTCTCAAAGCCTCCTGAACACACTCTGCTACTGACCCGTCAGCATTCTATTGATTGATGACCAGACAAGACAGCATAATGAAagatgcatgatgggaaatgtaggatccagtgtgtTCATCTATAGAGAGTTATTGATCAGGTTGATCGATCTTACCGACAGAGAGTCCGTCTCCACAGAATCCACCTGCAGATCCTTAAAGCCGTTCTTCTCCAGCAGAGCCTGAGCTCTCACCGCAGCCTGCGCAAAGCATGATGGGAAAACAGTCAGAGAATGGACACAGATATACCTGAGGGTCCGTCAGGTCACTGAGTCTCAGGTgagtctcaggtgtgtctcaggtgagtctcaggtgtgtctcaggTGTGACTCAGGTGTGTCTCATGTGAGTCTCTGGTaagtctcaggtgtgtctcaggtgtgtctcaggTAAGTCTCAGGTAAGTCTCAGTTGAGTCTCAGTTgagtctcaggtgtgtctcaggtgtgtctcaggtgtgtctcagtTGAGTCTCAGGTGAGTCTCAGGTGAGTCTCAGGTgagtctcaggtgtgtctcatGTGAGTCTCTGGTAAGTCTCAGATGTGTCTCAGTTgagtctcaggtgtgtctcaggtgtgtctcaggTGAGTCGCAGGTGAGTCTCAGGTGTGTGTTCACCTCTGTGATCTCCAGTTTCCTGACGGCGGTGTTACTGGTCCTCTGCAGCGCTCTGAGTCggctctgcagctctctgcgcCACCACTGAGGGATGGGGGTGTTATCTACAGCCTGACAGACAAAGCACAGGGTCAACAGGAcacacttcatcatcatcatctcagaGGCTGCAGTGCATCATGGGTAGGTTACCTACATCAGAGAGGACTCCGACCTCCTTGGCGAGATGCTGGGCGGAGTCGAGGCTGGAGGGGGCGGAGCCTGTCAGTCTGGCTGACAGAGAGTCCACATCCTGAGACAACACCTGACCGTCCTCCCGAGCCTGAAGACAACAACACCAGCATCAGAGTTGTTTTCAGTAGTTTTCATTAAGACAGACTTGTTTGTGATGTTTGTAACTGACCCGTGTTGCCTCCCGTCCCGTCACAGCGACGATACGACTGATTCCTTTCACCATCTGTCTCTCAGAAACTATCACCAGGTCCTGGATGGTTCCGGTCTGCAGCAGGTGGCTGAACAGACAAACATATTAAACATAAATGAATGctgatatcatagactcaggtagacgtTACTCCTCTATATGTTCACTGCCCCCTGGTGGTCACACCTGTCCCATCAGAAGGTTAAATGTGTTGCTAAGAGACAGCCGCCAAGTGAACAGGTGTGTTTGACTCACGTCCCACAGCAGAGCTCCACAGACGACTCTCCGTCCGTCTGATCGTCCATCAGCTCGGAGACCGCCACGGCCACGGACACCACCCTCACAGGGTCCGGATACAtctggagacagacaggaagacagagagacagtcagtaCACAGTGAGACAGTCagtgagacagacacacagtgagACAGTCAGTGAGACAGAGACTcagtgagacagagacacagtgagacagtcagagagacagtcagtgagacagagacacagtgagACAGTCACCTCGTCCACTGTCCTCAGCCCGTTGATGCTCCTGGCTGCCTGCAGAGGAAGCTCCTGGCTGTGGacgatctgattggctgagatgatgtcattaacacacctgtctacctgctgcagctgagagacGTCCAGTGACCTCTGAGGACAAATaatatatacaggtatatatatacacacagtgtatatatatagatatactgtatatatatatagatatatatctatatctatataatgCTACTAGTCAGCGAGTTAGttagtgtttatttgtttgaccTTGACACTGAAGTCGAAGCGGAGGCGATCAGCTGAAACATGAGATCCTCTCTGCTGAACAGAAACACCCAGAACTTTCCTCAGAGCAAAGTTCAGGATGTGAGTCGCTGTGTGATTCACCATACAGGACAATCTGTggacctgagagacacacaggacACGTCACCATACAGGACAATCTGTggacctgagagacacacaggacAATCTGTggacctgagagacacacaggacACTTCACCATactaaacagatgttttaatagcagatatatttgcttcatctgagtctatgtctGATTCTGTACAACGGACTACGTGTCGGGTACTCACCTGGTCCAGGTGTAGCTGGACCTGGTCTCCAGTCTTCAGGCTGTCGGTGGCGGTCACCTGATGGACCACGTACCCCCCAGCCTGGATCACGGCCTCCACGGGGTACAGGATGTCCTGagagacaggaaacacacacacctggagtCAGACCTCACCTGGACACACAACAGGTAATCTTCCCATGATGCATTTCCCCTGTGAGCGGTCAGCTGACCTGCAGTCCGTCCCGGGTGAAGTAGccccggtcatgtgactgtccccccTGCTCAGAGTAGAAGCAGGTCTGATCCAGGAGGACACCACAGCGCTGACCCTCGGTGACCTCTGACACCAGAGTGTGACCGTCATACAGAGCCAGGACTGTCGCACGGCATGCTGGGAACACTGGGAGGAAACAGGTGAGACATGAGTCCAGCTGCAGGTCCTCTAATGTccaccagctgctgctgtgagacaggtgagacggATGAGACAGGTAGTACCGTATCTGTCCTGCTCCAGTCGGTACGCATATTTGAGTCCATCGTCAGTGTGAGGGACACCGAGACGCTGCAGCTCTGCCAGGCTGAGGACGTCCAACATCACCTGAGACTGAACACCTGACTGAAGATCAGACATcacctgagagagacagagagagacgtcaccTGAGTGAGACAGATGTcacctgagagagacagagagacagacgtcacctgagagagacagagagagagatgtcacctgagaaagacagagagagagacgtcacccgagagagacagacgtcacctgagagagacagagagacagaggtacagagagacagacgtcacctgagagagacagagacacagacagacagatatcacctgagagaggcagagagacagagggacagcGAGACAGACGTcacctgagagagacagagagacagacatcacctgagagagacagaggaagtcATACAgccctttcacaataaaagccctgtggtaatatctatctatatgaTCTACATGATGTCGTTAAACTGACATCACGAGATCTAAGAAGCCGTAGAAACCAGGAGTATTATGGGAGCTCCGTATGAAATGTCACCTTCTGGTTGTCGGCGATCAGTCGGTCCAGCTGCTGACGGTCCACCtggactcctctctcctccaacaTCAGGTCCACCAGGTCCAGAGGGAAACCCAGGTCCCGGTGCAGAGACCAGGCCACCGAGGCTGAGCACATCAGAGagaaatttattattataaaagtgAGCTCCAGCTCCGTTCTATCGACACGTCCCTCCGCCCGCCGCCTGTCCAGGTGGCTGATGGGAATTGTAGTAGCTCAGGGAGGAACTGACCGGGGAAGACTCCATGTTTGTAGTCCTTTCTGTTGAGTGTTCGGTGGATCAGCCTGCTGCCCTGCTTCAGAGACGACAGGAAGTGAGCCTCGTTCTCGTTGATGACGTCCATGATCTGAAAGAACGGCAGCTGATGATGACGTCCTGTTATGGAAATCCCTTCTAAGAGATACTGGGACCTACAGATGTTACAGATGTTCGGAGCCTCGCTGACATCATTAACTGGACATGAAGTTATGTTCCGTAcatgagtatatacagtacgtgTGTTCACTGTGTTTATTTCAGGTATCTGAATATCAAATTtctatatagaaataaaatactACATAGAAAACTGCTTCACACGTTTCCATAGTTACAAACCCATCAGTCACTCACCCGGTCGGCCTCCCGGTGGAGCTCCGGATACACATCACCCTGCCCACACagcaaataatcaattaatacatcaatcaatcaattaatacaTCACCCCACCCACACAGGGAATAATCAATCAACATCAACCAATCAAtacatccatcaatcaatcaatcaatcaatcaatcaatcaatcaatacatCACCCTGCCCACACAGGGAATATTcaaacagtcagtcagtcagtcagtcaaccaaccaaccaaccaatcaaccaatcaaccaaccaaccaaccaacctatcaattaatcaattaatcaatcaatcaaccaaccaatcaatcaatcaaccaatcaaccaatcaatccACCATGTCCTTTAGTCAGAGgtattatgggaaatgtatTTTACCAGTATGTGGGTGACAGTAGGAACCAGGCCGGCCAGCGTTCCCTGAGGAGCCTGAAGAACCTCCACACAGAACCGAACCGCCCGCCGCAGAATCCTCCTCAGCACCAGCCTGGTACCGATGTCacaacaatcaatcaatcaatcaatcaatcaatcaagcaaccaatcaatcaataatcaatcataAACAGACGGCGTTCTGACAGCTGATTGGTCGATGACTCACTCTGCTCCTGACATGCCTGGATGAACGCCGTCAGCGATGCAGACCGATAAGGTGCGGACGTGGTCGGCCACCACTCGGTACGCCATGTCCACCCTCCCCTCGTCTGCCGCCGCCATCCTGCCGCCGTACGGGCCCACCCTCGACCTCTGCGGACAGACACATCACCATGACAACgggaagctgtcaatcacacctCACTAACCCTGGTACGTGGTGAACCCGGTGTTATGGTGAACCTGGTGTTATGGTGTACCCGGTGTTACGGTGAACCTGGTGTTATGGTTTACCTGGTGTTATAGTGTACCTGGTGTTACGGTGTACCTGGTGTTATGGTGAACCTGGTGTTATGGTGAACCTGGTGTTACGGTGTACCTGGTGTTATGGTTTACCTGGTGTTATAGTGTACCCTGTGTTACGGTGTACCCGGTGTTACGGTGAACATGGTGAACCTGTTGTTATTGTGTACCTGGTGTTATGGTGTATCTGATGTTACGTGTACCCGGTGTTACGGTGTACCTGGTTTTACAGTGTACCTGGTGTTACGGTGTACCCGGTGTTATGGTGTAACTGGTGTTatggtgaacatggtgaacCTGGTGTTATGGTGAACCCGGTGTTACGGTGAACATGGTGAACCTGGTGTTATGGTGTACCCGGTGTTACGGTGAACATGGTGAACCTGGTGTTATGGTGTACTGGTGTTATGGTGAACCCGGTGTTACGGTGAACATGGTGAACCTGGTGTTATGGTGTACCCGGTGTTACGGTGAACATGGTGAACCTGGTGTTATGGTGTACCTGGTGTTATGGTGAACCCGGTGTTATGGCGTACCTGGTGTTATGGTGTACCTGGTGTTACGGTGTACCCGGTGTTACGGTGTACCTGGTGTTACGGTGAACCTGGTGTTATGATGTATCTGGTGTTATGGTGAACCTGGTGTTACGGTGAACTTGGTATTACGGTGTACCTGGTGGATGGCGTGGAGCAGCGGCGTGAACAAGTCGGTGTCGTAGTTTGATCTTTTACCCTGCAGGACGCTCACCAGTCTCTCCAGTCCCATCCCAGTATCCACACTGAACTGGGGCAACAGCTGTAGACCATGGTCCACCtccctgagacacacacacgcacgcacgcacgcacgcacacgcacacacacacacacacacacacacacacacacacacacacacacacacacacacacacacacacacacgcacacacacacacacacacacacacacacacacacacattatactgGGAGCTGACCAGTACAGGCAGCAGACTGGTTCAGTGTTAATGGTTTACAGTGTCCTGAACTGGTTTTATATGTATCAGATTCTGGTCCAGGTGTGTGTATGAACCTGTTGTACTGCATGAAGACCAGGTTCCAGATCTCCACCACGTCAGGACTGTCGGCGTTGACGAGCGCCGCGGCGTCTCGTCCTCCCACGTGGTCGTAGTGGATCTCGGTGCAGGGGCCACAGGGGCCCGAGTCCCCCATCTCCCAGAAGTTCTCCTTCAAGCCGAACGGCAGGAGGCGAGCAGGAGGAACCCTGAGGCGGAGACGGAGTGTCCTTATTAATTAATCTTAACTTGAATTCACAcacagatctcagatcagcgtGCAGGATCAGTTCAGACAACCAACACCTGTACACTGTGAATCAATCAGGTCACAGTATCGGCCGTCGTCTAGGTTACCTACCCGATCTCCAACCAGATTTGTCGAGTTTCTTCATCGGCTGGTAAACCTGACGCAGCATCTCCAGCAAAGTAAGACACATACAGTCTGTTTGCAGGTATCCCATAATGCTCTGTGAGGAGGCTCCACGCCATGCAGCACGCCTCTTCCTGtcagacacaacaacaacaacattacagtgatgttgatgttttCAATCTtaaattcattctttttttatttcattttaggtTAGTTTTCAAAACCGtagttttgttttaatatatttagtttttatatatatagttttagtttttaaatatttagttttcatatatttagttttcatatatgtagttttagtttttatatatttagttttcatttatttagttttagtttttaaatacaaagttttagtttttatatatttagttttattttaatatatttagttttattttaatatatttagttttagtttttatatatttcgttttttttatatatttcgttttagtttttatgtacgtagttttagtttttatatatttcgttttatttttatatatttatttttattttaatatatttagttttagtttttatatatttagttttattttattttaatatatttaattttattttaatatatttagttttattttaatatatttagttttagtttttatatatttcgtttttttatatatttagttttagtttttatgtacgtagttttagtttttatatatttcgttttatttttatatatttatttttattttaatatatttagttttagtttttatatatttagttttattttattttaatatatttaatttaattttaatatatttagttttcgtttttatatatttaatttaattttaatatatttaatgttattttttatatatttagttttagattttatatatatatttttatatacctTGAAGTAGTCTCCAAAGGACCAGTTCCCCAGCATCTCAAAGAAGGTGTGGTGGTAGACGTCTCGGCCGACGTCCTCCAGGTCGTTGTGTTTGCCGCCGGCTCGGACACACTTCTGACTGTTGACCACTCGCCGGTACGACGCCATCTCACTGCGAGGGTCGGCGGTCCCCAGGAACACCGGCTTAAACtgtatcataataataataataacaataacaattactgtatattcatcacaatatcatatatataataacagaCTGACAGCTACACCTTCACTATAATAACAATACATcatcatgtattattatatactgctgctagtttaatcaataataatacatcatgtattattatatactgctgctagtttaatctataataatacataatttattattatatactgctggtagtttaatcaataataatacatcatgtattattatatactgctgctagtttaatctataataatacatcatttattattatatactgctgctagtttaatcaataataatacatcatgtattattatatactgctgctagtttaatctataataatacatcatttattattatatactgctgctagtttaatcaataataatacatcatttattattatatactgctgctagtttaatcaataataatacatcatttattattatatactgctgctagtttaatctataataatacataatttattattatatactgctggtagtttaatcaataataatacatcatgtattattatatactgctggtagtttaatctataataatacatcatttattattatatactgctggtagtttaatcaataataatacatcatgtattattatatactgctggtagtttaatctataataatacatcatttattattatatactgctgctagtttaatcaataataaaacatcatttattatgatatactgctggtagtttaatcaataataatacatcatgtattattatatactgctgctagtttaatcaataataatacatcatttattattatatactgctgctagtttaatctataataatacatcatttattattatatactgctgctagtttaatcaataataatacatcatttattattatatactgctgctagtttaatctataataatacatcatttattattatatactgctgctagtttaatctataataatacatcatttattattatatactgctgctagtttaatctataataatacatcatttattattatatactgctgctagtttaatcaataataatacatcatgtattattatatactgctgctagtttaatcaataataatacatcatttattattatatactgctgctagtttaatcaataataatacatcatgtattattatatactgctgctagtttaatcaataataatacatcatgtattattatatactgctgctagtttaatctataataatacatcatttattattatatactgctgctagtttaatcaataataatacatcatgtattatgatatactgctgctagtttaatctataataatacatcatttattatgatatactgctgctagtttaatcaataataatacatcatgtattatgatatactgctgctagtttaatctataataatacatcatttattatgaTATACTGTAGTGGAGGTGTAGTACTAGTACCTCAGGTtgtactacagtaacagtactCTACTCTGCtgatgtacttagttactttctgTAAACTGAAGACgcgctcttattttgaaatcgCCAGCTTGCTGCAGGTGTTGGTCCAGAACCGGACCGGGTCTGGACCGGGTCTGGACCGGGTCTGGACCGGGTCTGGTCTGAACTGACCTGGTTCATGCCGGCGTTGACGAAGAGCAGGCTGGGGTCTGCTCTGGGTCGGACCGGAGAGGACGGAACCAGCCGGTGGTCGTGTTTATGACGGAAGAAGTCCAGGAAGGA
Proteins encoded:
- the aars2 gene encoding alanine--tRNA ligase, mitochondrial, which produces MCSSTTCSPCEGHHHGSGSVRVQMFRLVLRRFRPLSGPPGLLSAGSARSSSGPPPPEPEPAAAAARVRSSFLDFFRHKHDHRLVPSSPVRPRADPSLLFVNAGMNQFKPVFLGTADPRSEMASYRRVVNSQKCVRAGGKHNDLEDVGRDVYHHTFFEMLGNWSFGDYFKEEACCMAWSLLTEHYGIPANRLYVSYFAGDAASGLPADEETRQIWLEIGVPPARLLPFGLKENFWEMGDSGPCGPCTEIHYDHVGGRDAAALVNADSPDVVEIWNLVFMQYNREVDHGLQLLPQFSVDTGMGLERLVSVLQGKRSNYDTDLFTPLLHAIHQRSRVGPYGGRMAAADEGRVDMAYRVVADHVRTLSVCIADGVHPGMSGAELVLRRILRRAVRFCVEVLQAPQGTLAGLVPTVTHILGDVYPELHREADRIMDVINENEAHFLSSLKQGSRLIHRTLNRKDYKHGVFPASVAWSLHRDLGFPLDLVDLMLEERGVQVDRQQLDRLIADNQKVMSDLQSGVQSQVMLDVLSLAELQRLGVPHTDDGLKYAYRLEQDRYVFPACRATVLALYDGHTLVSEVTEGQRCGVLLDQTCFYSEQGGQSHDRGYFTRDGLQDILYPVEAVIQAGGYVVHQVTATDSLKTGDQVQLHLDQVHRLSCMVNHTATHILNFALRKVLGVSVQQRGSHVSADRLRFDFSVKRSLDVSQLQQVDRCVNDIISANQIVHSQELPLQAARSINGLRTVDEMYPDPVRVVSVAVAVSELMDDQTDGESSVELCCGTHLLQTGTIQDLVIVSERQMVKGISRIVAVTGREATRAREDGQVLSQDVDSLSARLTGSAPSSLDSAQHLAKEVGVLSDAVDNTPIPQWWRRELQSRLRALQRTSNTAVRKLEITEAAVRAQALLEKNGFKDLQVDSVETDSLSIVMKTVNQLSAAAPHSHVMLLAHQRHSGKVLCACQVPKDSAALSASDWAVAVCRHLGGSAGGSALVAKGTGSSGDITEALRWAEEFARQKTQQ